From Candoia aspera isolate rCanAsp1 chromosome 4, rCanAsp1.hap2, whole genome shotgun sequence, a single genomic window includes:
- the LOC134495272 gene encoding tRNA N(3)-methylcytidine methyltransferase METTL2-like: MAVPDRDEKKRKQFGNRFLTDTARLFQHNAWDNVEWSEEQEAAAQAKVREQSMQLVPQDQQDSEDLERLDTERNSNSNITYQLQSEDEMTSQKLGEGKVIKDGDFPGSSATYRILEVGCGAGNTVFPILQTNNDPGLFVYCCDFSTTAVDLVQAHPEYDASRCFAFVHDLTKTQTPFPMPDESLDVVVLIFVLSSLLPEKMQCVINRLSQLLRPGGIILLRDYGRFDLAQLRFKKGQCLADNFYVRGDGTRVYFFTQDELDLLFSTAGLEKIQNIVDRRLQVNRGKQITMYRVWIQCKYRKPQGDDESVAGRISSIIN, from the exons ATGGCTGTGCCCGACCgggatgaaaagaaaaggaagcaatttGGGAATCGTTTTCTCACTGATACAGCTCGGCTTTTTCAACACAACGCCTG GGATAATGTGGAGTGGTCTGAAGAGCAGGAAGCTGCTGCACAAGCAAAGGTTCGAGAACAGAGCATGCAGTTAGTACCACAAGATCAgcaag ATAGTGAAGACTTGGAACGTCTGGATACAGAGAGAAACAGTAATAGCAACATCACCTATCAGCTGCAGTCAGAAGATGAAATGACATCGCAGAAGCTGGGGGAAGGGAAAGTAATAAAAGATGGTGACTTCCCTGGGTCATCTGCTACTTACAGAATATTAGAG GTGGGATGTGGTGCAGGAAATACAGTTTTCCCTATCCTCCAAACTAACAA TGATCCTGGCCTTTTTGTGTATTGTTGTGATTTCTCTACTACAGCAGTAGATCTTGTccag GCCCATCCAGAATATGATGCCTCTCGTTGCTTCGCCTTCGTTCATGACCTGACCAAGACTCAGACTCCTTTTCCAATGCCAGACGAGAGCCTTGATGTGGTAGTTCTCATCTTTGTCCTTTCATCTCTTCTTCCAGAAAA aatGCAGTGTGTAATCAATAGACTTAGCCAGCTTCTAAGACCTGGTGGAATTATTTTATTACGAGATTATGGACGTTTTGATCTAGCCCAACTTCGCTTTAAGAAAG GTCAATGCCTGGCTGATAATTTCTACGTGAGAGGAGATGGAACCAGAGTTTATTTCTTCACACAAG ATGAGTTGGATTTGCTGTTCTCTACTGCCGGCTTAGAGAAAATTCAGAATATTGTTGACCGCCGCCTCCAGGTGAACAGAGGAAAACAAATCACCATGTACAGAGTCTGGATCCAGTGTAAATACCGGAAGCCACAGGGAGATGATGAGTCTGTAGCAGGGAGAATTTCTTCAATTATTAATTGA